A genomic segment from Flavobacterium inviolabile encodes:
- a CDS encoding T9SS type A sorting domain-containing protein, producing the protein MKKNYFYIILFSLFLFSVTAMAQESKGSSGTTIEGLNIYPNPTNGDKIYITSRSSQDKEVEIFDVLGKRILQATLNSKELNIANLNAGVYIIKIKEGEASATRKLIIR; encoded by the coding sequence ATGAAGAAAAATTACTTTTATATTATCCTATTCTCCCTCTTTTTGTTTTCTGTAACCGCGATGGCACAGGAATCAAAAGGTTCTTCTGGTACTACAATTGAAGGGTTAAACATTTATCCCAATCCAACAAACGGAGACAAGATTTACATCACTTCCCGGTCTTCACAGGACAAAGAAGTTGAAATTTTTGATGTATTGGGAAAACGTATTTTGCAGGCCACTCTTAATTCCAAAGAGTTAAACATTGCCAATTTAAATGCCGGCGTTTATATCATAAAAATCAAAGAAGGTGAAGCTTCCGCAACAAGAAAGCTTATTATCAGATAA
- a CDS encoding T9SS type A sorting domain-containing protein — MKKLYILSLALFTSAASFAQFVYEPFNFTGVAATATNGWTTHGGTTGQITTTSGSLSYTGLLASTGNRVSIVAGNNEDINKATTSAITGAAYYSTIIRVQNTTSLHLNSAAGDYFFSATSVASATTTAFQGRLYIRQGSAANTVNLGVLNNSGGTAAPTFAATDYPVNTSLFIVIKYDIASNTASLWVNPVPGAAEPAATVTNATGTTAAPTNINGLVIRQGGNATNGTGNVELDEMRIGTTWAQVTPQATASLTDNAIAGLKVYPNPVSGNNFYISSDATAVKSVAVYDVLGKQVINTKVENEAAINVSNLNAGVYIVKITEEGKTATRKLVIK; from the coding sequence ATGAAAAAACTTTACATTTTATCTTTAGCGCTTTTTACATCGGCAGCTTCATTTGCACAGTTTGTATATGAGCCATTCAATTTCACAGGAGTAGCTGCTACTGCTACTAACGGATGGACTACTCATGGTGGTACTACTGGACAAATCACTACAACTTCCGGAAGTTTATCTTACACAGGATTATTAGCTTCAACAGGAAACCGTGTTTCCATCGTTGCAGGAAATAATGAAGATATCAACAAAGCTACAACCTCTGCTATTACTGGTGCTGCTTATTACTCAACAATCATCAGAGTACAAAACACAACATCATTACACCTTAACAGTGCAGCAGGAGATTATTTCTTTTCAGCTACTTCAGTAGCTTCTGCTACAACAACAGCTTTCCAAGGAAGATTATACATCCGTCAGGGTTCAGCTGCTAACACTGTAAATCTTGGTGTATTAAACAATAGTGGTGGTACTGCTGCCCCTACATTTGCCGCAACAGATTACCCTGTTAACACATCATTATTCATCGTTATTAAATATGACATCGCATCTAACACTGCAAGTCTATGGGTAAACCCGGTTCCAGGAGCTGCTGAGCCTGCTGCTACAGTAACTAATGCTACAGGAACTACAGCTGCACCAACAAACATCAATGGTTTAGTTATCAGACAAGGTGGAAACGCTACTAACGGTACTGGAAATGTTGAATTAGACGAAATGAGAATCGGTACTACCTGGGCTCAAGTTACTCCTCAAGCTACTGCCAGCTTAACTGACAACGCTATCGCTGGATTAAAAGTATACCCTAACCCGGTTTCCGGAAATAACTTCTATATCTCTTCTGACGCTACTGCTGTAAAATCAGTTGCAGTTTATGATGTATTAGGAAAACAAGTAATCAACACTAAAGTTGAGAACGAAGCAGCAATCAACGTTTCTAACTTAAACGCTGGTGTTTATATCGTTAAAATCACTGAAGAAGGAAAAACGGCAACTAGAAAATTAGTTATCAAATAA
- a CDS encoding T9SS type A sorting domain-containing protein, whose protein sequence is MKKIYFALFSIATALTGSAQTNLIPNGDFENWTNNTTPTNFTPVNTETFSANNFIAKETGIKKNGLSAVKHQSQDDTQTVSPNNLIPVIAGNNYTISYWLLDNDTKARSRAWHSWVSISNGVEMELTDNRDVLHPTSYSSNNAQWVQISFTLTAPANATHFRFQARTYRQSATNVGGYIYYDDFSIVNNTPMGTADHTIEGLKIYPNPASANDNLFITSDSGAAKSILMYDILGKEVKNTTTDNNSPVNLSQLNSGVYLLKVTEEGKTATKKLIIK, encoded by the coding sequence ATGAAGAAAATCTACTTCGCTTTATTCAGCATCGCAACAGCACTAACGGGCAGTGCTCAGACGAATTTAATTCCAAATGGGGATTTTGAAAATTGGACAAACAACACGACTCCAACGAATTTTACACCGGTAAATACCGAAACGTTTTCTGCAAACAATTTTATAGCAAAAGAAACCGGCATTAAAAAAAATGGCCTGTCTGCCGTAAAACATCAATCGCAGGACGATACCCAAACCGTAAGCCCTAACAATCTGATCCCGGTTATTGCCGGAAACAACTATACCATCTCCTATTGGCTTCTTGATAACGATACCAAAGCACGTTCCCGTGCCTGGCATTCCTGGGTGAGCATCTCCAATGGTGTAGAAATGGAACTTACAGACAACAGAGACGTTTTGCATCCTACCTCCTATTCCAGCAACAACGCACAATGGGTACAGATCAGTTTTACCCTGACCGCACCGGCTAACGCCACACATTTCAGATTTCAGGCAAGAACCTACAGACAGTCGGCAACAAATGTTGGCGGATATATTTATTATGACGATTTCTCCATCGTAAACAACACTCCAATGGGAACAGCCGATCACACTATTGAAGGACTGAAAATATATCCCAATCCGGCTTCAGCCAATGACAACCTGTTTATCACTTCCGATTCCGGCGCTGCAAAATCCATTCTTATGTATGACATCCTGGGCAAAGAAGTTAAAAACACCACTACCGACAACAACAGCCCGGTTAACCTTTCCCAATTAAACAGCGGCGTTTATTTGCTTAAAGTCACTGAAGAAGGAAAAACGGCGACCAAAAAATTAATCATCAAATAG
- a CDS encoding LuxE/PaaK family acyltransferase, whose translation MISTSDIFQIASKKEFEKTTLKVFRHQYDNNSVYQDFCNLLKKDKTNVKSIQDIPFLPIQFFKSHDVLSSTEPIQTTFTSSGTTGMSTSRHLITDLQYYEESFRLGFSQFYGNIEDYVVLALLPSYLEREGSSLIYMVEDLIQASNQPDSGFYLNNYNELIEKLVTLDRQGQNVILIGVTYALLDLIEMQDFSLKNTIIMETGGMKGRRKEIIREELHDILCKGFGVSKIHSEYGMTELLSQAYSLGDGVFECPPWMDILIRDTEDALSYITYGKTGGINVIDLANINSCSFIATQDLGKKYTNQSFEVLGRFDNSDIRGCNLMVL comes from the coding sequence TTGATCTCAACATCCGATATATTTCAAATTGCATCCAAAAAAGAATTTGAGAAAACAACGCTCAAAGTTTTTCGCCATCAATATGATAACAATAGTGTTTATCAGGATTTTTGTAATCTTTTAAAAAAGGACAAAACCAACGTCAAAAGCATTCAAGACATTCCGTTTTTACCCATACAGTTTTTTAAAAGTCATGATGTATTAAGTTCAACCGAACCCATACAGACCACGTTTACCAGCAGCGGAACAACCGGCATGAGTACCAGCCGCCACCTGATAACCGACTTACAGTACTATGAAGAAAGTTTCCGGCTGGGATTTTCCCAATTTTACGGCAACATTGAAGATTATGTTGTTTTAGCCCTGTTACCATCCTATCTGGAACGGGAAGGCTCTTCATTAATCTATATGGTAGAAGATTTAATACAGGCCTCCAATCAACCTGACAGCGGCTTCTATTTAAACAATTACAACGAGCTGATTGAAAAACTGGTTACTCTGGACAGGCAGGGACAGAATGTCATCCTGATAGGGGTTACCTATGCTTTACTGGATTTAATTGAAATGCAGGATTTCAGCCTGAAAAACACCATTATCATGGAAACCGGAGGCATGAAAGGGCGCCGTAAAGAAATCATCCGGGAAGAGCTGCACGATATCCTATGCAAAGGATTCGGCGTGTCAAAGATCCATTCCGAATATGGTATGACCGAATTATTATCGCAGGCATATTCTTTAGGCGATGGTGTTTTTGAATGCCCGCCGTGGATGGATATCCTGATCCGCGATACCGAAGACGCCTTATCGTATATTACCTACGGAAAAACCGGCGGCATTAACGTCATTGACCTCGCAAACATCAATTCCTGCTCCTTTATCGCCACCCAGGATTTAGGAAAAAAATACACCAACCAGTCCTTCGAAGTATTGGGCCGTTTTGACAATTCCGATATCCGCGGATGCAATCTGATGGTTTTATAA
- the tyrS gene encoding tyrosine--tRNA ligase, translating to MKNFIEEVTWRGMLHDVMPGTEEHLLEQMRVAYVGIDPTADSLHIGHLVGVMMLKHFQLSGHKPLALVGGATGMIGDPSGKSNERNLLDEATLRHNQYAIKGQLSRFLDFTSDAPNAAELVNNYDWMKEFTFLDFIRDVGKHITVNYMMAKDSVKKRLSSESAEGMSFTEFTYQLVQGYDFLHLFKAKNCTLQMGGSDQWGNITTGTELVRRKESGKAYALTCPLITKADGTKFGKSEGGNIWLDAARTSPYKFYQYWLNTSDLDAEKYIKIFTFLSKEEIETLTEEHRKEPHLRILQKRLAEEITIMVHSKEDLDNAIKASNILFGNSTSEDLRQLDEKTFLDVFDGVPQAEIAKAEIASGLGIVDALAGKSGFLSSNGEARRALKENSIAVNKEKVGEDYSISDTDLINGQFVLLQRGKKNYFVIRAI from the coding sequence ATGAAGAATTTTATTGAAGAAGTGACTTGGAGAGGAATGCTCCACGACGTTATGCCAGGCACGGAAGAACATTTGTTGGAGCAGATGCGTGTGGCGTATGTGGGTATTGACCCAACAGCGGATTCATTGCATATAGGACATTTGGTAGGCGTAATGATGCTGAAGCATTTCCAGTTGAGCGGTCACAAGCCTTTGGCTTTAGTGGGCGGTGCAACCGGAATGATTGGCGATCCGTCCGGAAAATCAAACGAAAGAAATTTACTGGACGAAGCAACGCTGCGTCACAATCAGTATGCGATAAAAGGACAGCTGTCCCGTTTTCTTGATTTTACTTCCGATGCTCCCAATGCTGCGGAACTGGTAAATAACTATGACTGGATGAAGGAGTTCACGTTTTTGGACTTTATTCGTGATGTAGGGAAGCATATTACGGTGAACTATATGATGGCTAAAGATTCCGTTAAAAAACGTCTTTCGTCAGAATCGGCAGAAGGAATGTCTTTTACCGAGTTTACTTACCAATTGGTTCAGGGGTATGATTTCTTACATTTATTCAAAGCGAAAAACTGCACCTTACAAATGGGAGGTAGTGACCAATGGGGTAATATTACTACCGGAACGGAACTGGTTCGCAGAAAAGAAAGCGGAAAAGCCTATGCGTTAACCTGTCCGTTGATTACAAAAGCAGACGGTACTAAATTCGGAAAATCAGAAGGTGGTAACATCTGGCTTGATGCTGCCAGAACATCGCCATACAAATTCTACCAGTACTGGTTGAATACATCCGATTTAGATGCTGAAAAATATATCAAGATCTTTACGTTTTTATCGAAAGAAGAAATTGAAACCTTAACGGAAGAACACCGAAAAGAGCCGCATTTAAGAATCTTACAGAAGCGTTTGGCGGAAGAGATCACAATTATGGTGCATTCAAAAGAAGATCTGGATAATGCGATTAAAGCGTCGAATATTTTGTTTGGAAATTCAACTTCAGAGGATTTAAGACAATTGGATGAGAAAACATTTTTAGATGTTTTTGATGGTGTGCCGCAAGCGGAGATTGCTAAAGCGGAGATTGCATCCGGTTTAGGGATTGTTGATGCTTTAGCCGGTAAATCGGGATTCCTGTCTTCTAACGGAGAAGCAAGGAGAGCTTTGAAAGAGAACTCGATCGCGGTTAATAAGGAAAAAGTAGGAGAGGATTATTCCATATCCGATACGGATCTGATTAACGGGCAATTCGTTTTGCTGCAAAGAGGTAAAAAGAATTATTTTGTTATCAGAGCAATATAA
- a CDS encoding NAD-dependent epimerase/dehydratase family protein, with amino-acid sequence MILVTGGTGLVGAYLLLDLLQKGEAVRAIYRSHSNIQNTKKLFEKHRQTALFEKIDWFEADITDIPRLSKAFKDVEYVYHCAALISFDPDDEELLRKTNIEGTANVVNCALDFKVRKLCYVSSIAALGDTKEGETLITEETDWNPEKLHGDYAITKFGAEMEVWRAAQEGLKVIVVNPGIIFGSGFWNNGSGQIFKKIAGGFPFYSKGVTGIIAIEDVIRIMTTLMNSDLTGNRYTLVAENLSLEKILFTIADGMGKKRPAIYAGPLLTAIVWRLDWLFSKLLFRSRSFTKATSKSSHSQEIYSNKKIAQELNYSFTSMEEYLLNLGKEYTN; translated from the coding sequence ATGATATTAGTAACAGGCGGAACCGGATTAGTAGGCGCATATCTTCTTCTGGACTTACTTCAGAAAGGAGAGGCCGTTCGGGCTATTTACCGTTCGCATTCCAATATCCAAAACACCAAAAAGCTTTTTGAAAAACACCGGCAAACGGCCCTGTTTGAAAAAATAGACTGGTTTGAAGCCGATATTACCGATATTCCCCGTTTAAGCAAAGCTTTTAAAGACGTGGAATATGTGTACCATTGTGCCGCGTTAATTTCTTTTGATCCGGACGACGAAGAATTGCTTCGCAAAACCAATATTGAAGGCACTGCCAATGTTGTCAATTGTGCACTGGATTTCAAAGTCAGAAAACTCTGCTATGTAAGCTCTATCGCTGCTTTAGGCGACACTAAAGAAGGCGAAACACTCATTACCGAAGAAACAGACTGGAACCCCGAAAAACTCCACGGTGATTATGCCATTACAAAGTTTGGCGCCGAAATGGAAGTATGGCGTGCCGCTCAGGAAGGTTTAAAAGTAATTGTTGTTAATCCCGGAATCATTTTCGGAAGCGGCTTCTGGAATAACGGCAGCGGCCAGATTTTTAAAAAAATTGCCGGCGGATTCCCATTCTACTCAAAAGGCGTAACCGGAATTATAGCTATTGAAGATGTTATCCGCATCATGACCACCTTAATGAACAGTGATCTTACCGGAAACCGTTATACGCTTGTCGCAGAAAATCTTTCTTTGGAAAAAATATTGTTTACCATCGCCGACGGCATGGGTAAAAAAAGACCTGCCATTTATGCCGGTCCGCTGCTCACAGCGATAGTCTGGCGACTGGACTGGTTGTTTTCCAAACTATTGTTCCGTAGCAGAAGTTTCACGAAAGCTACATCAAAATCCTCCCATTCACAGGAAATTTACAGCAATAAAAAAATAGCTCAGGAACTGAACTATTCTTTTACCTCCATGGAGGAATATCTTTTAAATCTAGGGAAAGAATATACTAATTAG
- a CDS encoding DUF4296 domain-containing protein — MKKLLFLIGLLCVVTACEQQVMKKPVNLIPEDTMVEILSDIAIYQAVDGYDPLRISSNNLKLDDYIFNKYKVNAKIIEASNKYYASDVEGYKRLYNKVIERLDEQRKAVGAEIEKTTGVPPTDAAN; from the coding sequence ATGAAAAAACTTCTTTTTCTTATCGGATTGCTATGTGTGGTTACTGCCTGTGAGCAACAGGTCATGAAAAAACCCGTGAATCTTATTCCGGAAGATACTATGGTCGAAATTTTATCGGATATTGCGATATATCAGGCTGTTGACGGCTATGATCCGCTGCGGATTTCCTCGAATAATCTAAAGCTGGATGATTATATCTTTAATAAGTATAAAGTCAATGCTAAAATAATTGAAGCCAGTAATAAGTACTATGCGTCCGATGTGGAAGGATATAAAAGACTGTATAACAAGGTGATTGAAAGATTGGATGAGCAGCGAAAAGCGGTAGGCGCAGAAATCGAGAAAACTACAGGTGTTCCGCCTACGGATGCAGCTAATTAG
- a CDS encoding dihydroorotase, whose product MNKILIKNAKIVNEGVIFEGDVLIEGQIIKEIAESISPKSSDCKIIDAEGNYLIPGAIDDQVHFREPGLTHKGDIASESKAAVAGGITSFIEQPNTVPNAVTQELLEQKYQIAAETSYANYSFMMGGTNDNLEEVLKTNPKNVAGIKLFLGSSTGNMLVDNEEVLEKIFSSTPMLIAVHCEDEGTIKANLEKYKEEYGDDIPMKFHHLIRSEEACYLSSSKAIELAKKTGARLHIFHVSTAKETELFTNKIPLEEKKITAEVCVHHLWFTDADYEKKGTFIKWNPAVKTEKDRDELWKALLDDRIDVIATDHAPHTLEEKKNPYTSAPSGGPLVQHAVVAMFEAFHQGKISVEKIVEKMAHNPAKIFKIEKRGFIREGYYADLAIVNPGLPWSVKKENILYKCGWSPFEGSNFKSRITHTLVNGQLVYVNSKIKDIRCGERLLFDR is encoded by the coding sequence ATGAACAAGATATTAATAAAAAATGCGAAGATTGTAAATGAAGGCGTTATTTTTGAAGGTGATGTATTGATAGAAGGACAAATTATCAAGGAAATCGCAGAAAGTATAAGCCCTAAATCTTCTGATTGTAAAATTATTGATGCCGAAGGAAATTATCTTATTCCGGGTGCAATCGACGATCAGGTGCATTTTCGGGAACCGGGATTAACGCATAAAGGCGATATTGCTTCCGAATCGAAAGCTGCTGTTGCCGGAGGAATCACTTCCTTTATCGAACAGCCCAATACGGTTCCGAATGCGGTAACGCAGGAATTATTGGAACAAAAATACCAGATTGCAGCCGAAACATCCTATGCGAATTATTCGTTTATGATGGGCGGAACAAACGACAATCTGGAAGAAGTTTTAAAAACCAATCCGAAAAATGTTGCCGGGATAAAATTGTTTTTAGGTTCGTCAACCGGAAACATGCTTGTGGATAATGAAGAAGTTCTGGAAAAGATTTTTTCCAGTACGCCCATGCTGATTGCCGTTCACTGTGAAGATGAAGGGACAATCAAGGCGAATCTTGAAAAATACAAAGAGGAATACGGAGATGATATCCCGATGAAATTCCACCATTTAATAAGAAGTGAAGAGGCGTGCTACCTTTCTTCTTCGAAAGCGATTGAGCTGGCGAAGAAAACCGGGGCCCGTTTGCACATTTTCCATGTTTCTACCGCTAAGGAAACGGAATTGTTTACCAATAAAATCCCATTGGAAGAGAAGAAGATCACCGCAGAAGTTTGTGTGCACCATCTTTGGTTTACCGATGCCGATTATGAAAAGAAAGGGACATTTATAAAATGGAATCCGGCCGTAAAAACGGAAAAGGACAGGGATGAATTGTGGAAAGCCTTATTGGATGACAGAATCGATGTGATTGCAACAGATCACGCGCCGCATACATTGGAAGAAAAGAAAAATCCGTATACCAGCGCCCCTTCCGGCGGACCATTGGTTCAGCATGCAGTTGTGGCGATGTTTGAAGCGTTTCATCAGGGGAAAATTTCCGTGGAGAAAATCGTGGAGAAAATGGCACACAATCCGGCTAAAATCTTTAAAATCGAAAAAAGAGGTTTTATCAGAGAAGGATATTATGCCGATCTGGCTATTGTGAATCCGGGACTTCCATGGAGCGTGAAAAAAGAAAATATTCTGTACAAATGCGGATGGTCGCCTTTTGAAGGTTCGAATTTTAAATCACGAATTACCCATACGTTGGTAAACGGACAGTTAGTTTATGTAAATTCGAAGATTAAAGATATTCGTTGCGGAGAGCGTTTATTATTTGATAGATAA
- a CDS encoding polyprenol monophosphomannose synthase, producing the protein MSLGVVVIPTYNEIENIENIVRAVFELDVPFHILVVDDNSPDGTARKVAELQSEYPGLLHLENRLKKSGLGTAYVHGFKWALDRGYEYIFEMDADFSHNPKDLKRLYEACAAGADMAIGSRYITGVNVVNWPLNRVLMSYFASVYVDIITGMKIHDATAGFICYKKQVLEQINLDKIKFVGYAFQIEMKYRTFVKKLKIVEVPIIFTDRTKGQSKMSNAIIKEAIFGVITLRLKKMINRL; encoded by the coding sequence ATGAGTTTAGGAGTAGTTGTCATTCCAACATATAACGAGATTGAAAATATAGAAAACATCGTGAGAGCTGTTTTCGAATTGGATGTCCCGTTTCATATACTTGTGGTTGATGATAATTCTCCGGACGGAACGGCCCGTAAGGTTGCCGAATTGCAATCGGAATACCCGGGTTTGCTGCATCTGGAAAACCGGCTCAAAAAATCGGGGCTGGGAACGGCTTATGTACACGGTTTTAAATGGGCTCTGGACAGAGGATACGAATACATTTTTGAAATGGATGCCGATTTCTCCCATAATCCTAAAGATTTAAAGCGTTTGTATGAGGCTTGTGCTGCCGGTGCGGATATGGCAATAGGATCGCGGTATATAACCGGTGTGAATGTGGTTAACTGGCCGCTAAACCGTGTTTTGATGTCCTATTTTGCTTCTGTTTATGTGGATATCATTACCGGAATGAAAATTCATGATGCTACCGCCGGTTTTATCTGTTACAAAAAACAGGTTCTGGAGCAGATCAACCTGGATAAAATTAAGTTTGTCGGGTATGCTTTTCAGATTGAAATGAAATACCGGACTTTCGTCAAAAAACTGAAGATTGTTGAAGTGCCGATTATTTTTACGGACCGGACAAAAGGACAGTCAAAAATGAGTAATGCGATTATAAAAGAAGCAATATTCGGAGTGATTACATTGCGATTGAAAAAAATGATAAACCGATTATAA
- a CDS encoding DUF4271 domain-containing protein: protein MMDLIFNERVVENKDWATILFVVCFALLAINKAVFEVRFNEFIRLGISDKYIKIYKDSGNMQSWFTISMFFVQLISFAFLIQIILSYYGHTTKTNWISYIQIVTLLGVFILSKYLIEKIIATSFNIEEFNEQFNLQKVNYRTYIGLLILPINLFLFYNNFPSKKLILGVISIILIINITTYVFTLKIYQNLILGKLFYFILYLCTLEIAPYYFMYYWFTKS from the coding sequence ATGATGGATTTAATATTTAACGAGAGAGTAGTTGAAAACAAAGACTGGGCAACAATTTTATTTGTTGTTTGCTTTGCTTTACTTGCAATTAATAAGGCCGTTTTTGAAGTTCGTTTTAACGAGTTCATCCGGCTCGGTATTTCCGATAAATACATAAAGATTTATAAGGACAGCGGCAACATGCAAAGCTGGTTCACGATCTCTATGTTTTTTGTCCAGCTGATTTCCTTTGCTTTTCTCATCCAGATTATCCTGAGCTATTACGGCCATACCACCAAAACCAACTGGATTTCCTACATACAGATTGTAACGCTTCTGGGCGTATTTATCCTTTCCAAATACCTGATTGAAAAGATCATCGCGACATCATTTAACATTGAGGAGTTCAACGAGCAATTTAATTTACAAAAAGTTAACTATCGAACCTACATCGGTTTACTCATTTTACCCATCAATTTATTCCTCTTTTACAACAATTTCCCATCAAAAAAACTAATATTAGGCGTTATTTCTATTATTTTAATAATAAACATAACAACTTATGTGTTTACATTGAAAATTTATCAAAATTTAATACTGGGCAAGCTGTTCTATTTTATTTTGTATCTTTGCACACTTGAAATAGCCCCCTATTATTTCATGTATTATTGGTTTACGAAAAGTTAG
- a CDS encoding uroporphyrinogen-III synthase produces the protein MKVKTILVSQPEPKVENSPYFELQQKLKIKVDFRPFIHVEGVPAKEVRQQKIDLNNYSAIILTSKNSVDHFFRVAEEMRYKVPEDLKYFCQSEAIAFYLQKYVVYRKRKIYVGQKDFVDLSPLIKKYKDEKFLLPSSDQLNADIPQTLNSLKVDWIPGTFYRTVMSDLSDLKDVYYDVLAFFSPTGIKSLFKNFPDFQQNNTRIAVFGSTTQKEALEHGLRVDIMAPTPETPSMTMALEKYIVKANKESKEK, from the coding sequence ATGAAAGTGAAAACAATCTTGGTCTCTCAACCAGAACCTAAAGTAGAAAATTCACCATACTTTGAGCTTCAACAGAAGCTGAAAATTAAAGTCGACTTTAGACCATTTATTCACGTAGAGGGCGTTCCTGCCAAAGAGGTTAGACAGCAAAAAATTGATTTAAACAATTATTCTGCCATCATTCTTACGAGTAAAAATTCGGTCGATCACTTTTTCAGAGTAGCGGAAGAAATGCGCTATAAGGTTCCGGAAGATTTAAAATATTTCTGCCAATCTGAAGCTATCGCTTTCTATCTGCAAAAATATGTAGTTTACAGAAAACGTAAAATTTATGTTGGTCAAAAAGACTTTGTTGATTTATCACCATTAATCAAAAAGTATAAAGACGAAAAATTCCTGTTACCGTCTTCCGATCAATTGAATGCTGATATCCCACAAACGCTGAACAGCTTAAAAGTTGACTGGATACCAGGAACATTCTACAGAACTGTAATGAGCGATTTATCGGACTTAAAAGACGTATATTACGATGTTTTAGCGTTCTTTAGTCCAACGGGAATTAAATCATTATTTAAAAACTTCCCGGACTTCCAGCAAAACAACACCCGGATTGCTGTTTTTGGAAGCACCACCCAAAAAGAAGCCCTGGAACACGGCCTACGGGTAGACATCATGGCTCCGACACCGGAAACACCATCGATGACCATGGCTTTAGAAAAATACATTGTTAAAGCCAACAAAGAATCAAAAGAGAAATAA